The genomic stretch CAGTACTTTCCCTGTCACAAGACGGAAAAGCCTGATGAGTTCAACTGCCTGTTCTGCTTTTGTCCGCTGTACTTTTTTGATGATTGCGGAGGGCGTTTTACGGTGCTCGAATCCGGGGTCAAGGATTGCACCAATTGCCTTCTTCCACATCACCCGAAAGGGTATGATCACATCCTGAAGAAACTCAGGAAGCGTTTTGATGCCATTCGTGAGGGAAGCGACGGGTAGGATCAGCTCGGGCTGTTCCCGGTCTTCAACGGGGAGTGCGTCATATAGTGCTCGAATTCCCGCGTCAGCCGTGTTTGTTCTTTGGACATGACCCGTGCCTGCGCCTCCATATCCAGGTCCGTGTTCTGAAACCGACACAGGGAAATGAAGACGTTCTTGATTCTGGCGAGTTCCGCAGGTTTGTGCTTTTTCCAGTAGTAATACGCTAGAATCTTTGCGGCGTTTTTGACGTGTTCCTTGGAGTAGGGAAGCCGCCGTTCATCCAGCAAGGATGTGTTGTCTTCGTCTTCCACCAGCGGCAGGACCGCAAGAATGACTTTTTTGGAGCGGTCCAGCGAGTCGGGACTGATGCGATAAACGACCTGCTTTTTGCGGGACTGAAGATACTTGATCAGATAGAGGATGGCGGTCAGGGTGAGGATGCCGGCCCATATTTCAAAGTCTAATACGTCGGACATGAACGTTATCTCTTGCGTGTCAGGTATGGTTTAAGGTTGATCCGATAGACTGCCGGATCGGCGCATTCCACAATTTCAAGACGATTCGTACTGTCGCTGTGACGGACAGCAAGATCAACCAGCTTCGATGGGATCGGATGCATGTCCGGATCAAGGATGATCTTGACCTTCGGCTGAAGCGGTTGGGCCGGGTTGGCCTCATAAACAATGGCGTAGTAACCGGAGTTGAGCTTGACCAGACTGCCCGAGGGGAAAATACCCAGGCATTTGATAAAGCTTTGCACTTCGACTGTGTCGAAATCTTGATCGCGCATTCCGTACATTATGGCAAGTGCCTTGTTGGGCAACATGGCGTCTTTGTACGATCTGTCACTTGTCAGGGCGTCATACACGTCGGCCAGGCTGATGATTCGCGCCAGGGCGGATGTGTTGTTGCGTGTCAGGTGTCCCGGGTAGCCACTGCCATTGAATTTTTCATGGTGATCGTGCACGGCTTCCATGATGGGAATCGGGATGTCACCCTGTTTGTGGAGTATTTCGTATCCATATCCCGGGTGCCGTTTTATCTCCTCGAATTCGGCGTGACTCAATCGGCCCCGTTTGTTGATGATCCGCTCAGACACCACGGTCTTGCCGAGGTCGTGGAACATTCCGGCCATTCCGAGATCAAGCAGTTCGTTCCGTCCCAGCCCCAGATATTCACCGAATACAACAGCGATGGCAGACACATTGATGGAGTGCGTGTAGGTGTACTCATCAAAGTGCGACAGCTTGGAGAGGCATAGCAGGGTATCTGGATTTTGAATTGCGGAGTCGACGATCTGATCGACTGTCTCCACTGATGATTCGTAGTCCACTTTCCGTCCGAGCTTGGCATCGTGAATGATGCGGTGGGCGTGGGTCATGGCCTTGTCATAGGCTTTCTGGGCTTCTTCGATGGCAGACTCGAATGGGACCCGCTTTTTTTGCTTCGGATCAACCGTGGACCGCTTGAGCATGGTGTCGAGGCGCTTTTCCAGAGGCTCTTCGCCAGGAATTTTCACTTCGATGAATGCCTGCTCATAACCAGCTTCTCGAATACGTTCGACCTGCTCCTTTGATCGAATGAGGCCGGGCTTGGTATACAGCCCCGGCAGGTGTTCCCATAAGTCGCTCGCCATCTTGACAATTGTCATGCCTGGCTTGAGCTGGTCTATGGTAACTTTCTTGATCATGGGCAGCAGATGTTAGTTTGTGTGTCGGGACAGCTTGTCTAAATACTTCTGAATGGCGTTCGTTTCCTTGTCGGTAATGTCCAGAAACATGCAGCCGAGGGATATGATGCCTTTTTCCTGTTGAATATTCTTTACCGCCACGGCCACCTTCAATTCGCCCAGGCTGCCGAGATTCATTGTCGCGATCAGGGCGTCGTCAACTTTGGTATTGCGCAATACGCCCCGTGTGTCGACTCGCGCTGACACTCTGCACCCGGTTTCACTGACATTGACAACCATGCATTCAATCTCTTCTTCCGTGGTGTGAATGGTGCCGTCAATGCTGCATTGTGAGCGAGGCGTGCGCCGCAGAGGAAGCTTTTCTATGATGTCCGGGTAGTCAAAGAAGATGAGAGGAGCCGGCTTGGAGATGGCGTTGTGCACGTGCGCCTTGAAACCATAGATGGTGCCCTGATTGACGTACTTGATTACGACCTCTCCTCCGAACTTGAGTTCCTTGCGGAGGGAGGATGGCAGGCGGACCTTGGCTATGATGTAATCATAGGGATCAAGGCCGATGATGGTGCCACGGTAACTGTGTTCGTAGCCCGGAATGCGAAGGATGACTTCCTTGCCCGGGGGGATGTCCAGTTTGACACCGGGAATCCGGGTGACTTTGGTGTCGTTTGGAACCGAGGCGGTGTTGCCTGCTGAAGAGGTATCAGATGTCATTATCTTTCCTGCTGTCCGATGGATTGCTGTCGTTTTCTGTATAGCGCTGTCTAATACAGATTGGCTTATTTTATAGTAGCGAACAGCGAAGTCTCTGTCGACTGGTAAGTCATGCTCTCTCTTTTTAGAAAACCACGGCCTCAAACCAAAGGATGGTTGTACCCGGCTCCTTCCATGCATCGGGATCCAGTCCGGCCTTGAGACAGGTCTGGGAGAGGAATGTTTCCCGGTCCCATCCCCATTCCACAGGGACTTGTGGCAGGAGCAGGCCCGAGCGTCCGTCGCGGGACATGATCAATCCATGACGGCCGACTTCCACCTTTTCTGGGTCCGGGCAGACATCAATGGGGCTCAGAATGGAGATTTCGTACTCCAGCGCATCCACATCGTGCTCGTTGACCGCAGGGAATCGCGGGTCATGAAAGGCTGCCTGCTGGGCCATGTCCCATACCGTGCGGAACAGTTCGCCACTGCCCTGCACATTGCCGATGCAGCCACGCAGGTTGCCGCCCATCTTCAGGGTGACAAAAGCGCCCAGCTGTTCCCGAAGCTTGTCCGTGGGCGGTTCCGGCGGGCCGAAAGGACCGTCTGACGGATTGATCCCGAAAGCAACGGACTGGGTCACCAGTTTCTTGAGGTAGTCTTTTTCTTCCTGTGTCAGGGAGAAGACGAAATCAGACATTATAACTCCTTGTTTTTGGCTGCGGGAACAAAAAACATGCCCGCAAGCCCCAGTCCGAACAAAGCGATGATTGCTGATATGCCCACGCGCTGACTACCGGAGGCGAAGGTCAGCCAGCCCACGAGCAGTGGCCCGAGAAAGGATGTCAGTTTGCCGGACAGGGCGAACAGCCCGAACATCTCTCCGCGCAGTTCGGCTGGTGCGACCCGGGCCAGGTATGATCGGCTCGAAGCCTGTACCGGCCCCACAAATATACCCACTGCCAGTCCGAAAATCCAGAATAGCGTGAGAGATTCCACCAGCAGGATGAGCACGCCGCATCCGGTCAGCCCTGTGAGCGAGACCAGAATGGTTTTTCGCGGGCCGACCTTGTCATCCATCCAGGCAAAAGCAGCAGCACCAAGTCCGGCTGTCACATTAAGCCCTATGCCGAAGATGATGACCTCGCTGGAGGTCATGCCGAATGTTCCGGCAGCATATATGCCGCCAAAAGCGAACATGGTGGTCAGCCCGTCATTGTACAGCATGCGCGCCAGTAGGAATATGGCGATGTCCTTGTAGTTTCTAACTTCCCGTACGGATCGCCTGATCTGGCCCAGCCCCTGCGACAGGGCGGTTCTGAGGGGGACACCTGTGCCTGGTGCATCCGAGGTGAACAGGAAGAGGGGAATGCAGAAGAGGAGGTACCACAAGGCTGTCAGGGGCATGATCGCACGGATGTGCGCGGCCTGTTCACGGGGAACATTGAACCATGCGCCTTGCTCTACAAAGCCGTACAGCGCAATCAACAGGAGCACCAGCCCACCGGCGTAACCCAGTCCCCATCCCCATCCTGACCAGCGTCCGACACTTTTATCGTCCGCTAATCGAGGGAGCATGGCATTGTAGAATATCATGGCGTACTCGCTGCCCAGCGTGCCGATTCCGGCCAGTATCAGTGCAAGGGGGATAAAGGATGCGTCGGGCCGGACAAACCAGAGCAGGGCCGTAGCCGTGATACATAGGGCGGTGAAGGTACCCAGCCATGGTTTGTGCCTTCCGGTGCGGTCGGCCACAGCACCGAGTAGCGGACCGCCGATGCCGATGATCAGACCGGCAGCACTCATCATGTTGCCCCACAGTGCCGTGCCGATTGCTTCGTCTTGTGCTACGGCCTGGGTGAAGTAGGCCGCAAACACAAATGTCTGCACCAGGGCGGCGAACCCTGAATTGGCCCAGTCATAGAGCGCCCAGGACCACAACCCCTTGAGATTGCGCTTTGTATGGTGCGAGGAGGACATGGTGGCATCCTACTGGATGCCGCGCCGTGTGCCAACGAATCTTTTGCTGAAGAGAGGTGGTCAGTCGCCCAGTGCTTCGCGACATGCCTGAACAAAGTGCTCGGCAATGCTTGGGTGACTGGCGAAGTGAAGGTGAACGTAGGAGCCGAGGGTGTTCGCATGAATGAACCCTTCGGGATTCGGAAGGGCGCCCTTGCGTCCCGACATGGCGTAGATGGTCGGTGTGGTGGAAATGTCAGCGTCAGCCTGGATGGTGGAGTAATGGAACTCATGGCCCCTGATGGTGGCTCCAGCCGGGCCGAGCAGGGACGAATTCCTTGTCTGCACTTCGCGATATCCCAGCGCCCGGAACCGCTCGCCCATTTCTGCCCGGAAGGGGAAGACGCCGGACATGGCATATCGGCCACGGCTGGTGATGATGTCTTCCATCAAATACATGAAGCCGCCACACTCGGCATACACGGGCTTGCCTGATTCACAGAAATCCCTGATCTCGCGCCGGAGTTTGTTGTTCTGGCCCAGCTCGAAGGCATACAATTCCGGGTAGCCGCCGCCTAGATATAGACCGTCCAGCGCATCAGGCAGACGGTGGTCATCGATGGGAGAAAACTCCACCAGTCGCGCTCCGGCTTCCCGCAGCAGGCGCAGATTTTCTTCGTAGTAGAAACAAAAGGCAGCATCCTTGGCCACGCCAATGGAGATCGTCGGCACTGTCGGCACAGGCTCAAAGGGGGCCACGGCGTCCACATCGGGCAAGGCGCTCAGGAGCGTGTCCATGTCCAGCCCGGATTCGACCCAGTCGGCCAGCCGTTCATAGCGATCAAGCCCATCCTCATCGCTTTCCGTGGTGACCAGACCGAGGTGGCGTGACGGAGTGGTGATGTCCTCGTCACGTTTGAGACAGCCGAGCACGGGGACATCGGGCAGTATGGTCATGGCTTCGGTGAGCAGTTCGGCGTGGTTATCGCTGCCGACGCGGTTGAAAATGATGCCGGCAATGGTCACGTCCGGGTCAAAGGAGGCATATCCCGAGACCAGTGCGGCTGCGGATCGGGCCATGGAGCGGGCATCAACCACGAGGATGACCGGCAGGCCGAGTATCTTCGCCATCTGGGCCGTGGAACCTGCGTCGTGAGTCCCGGAGATGCCATCGAACAGGCCCATGACACCTTCCACCACGGCCACGTCGCAGCGGGATGCGTATCTATTGAAAATATCGACATTGGTGGCGGCATCGAGCATCCATCCATCGAGGTTGTGGCTCGGCACCGGGGTCTCTCCCGCACCACACGCCATGGCGTGGTGACCCGGATCAATGAAGTCGGGGCCGCACTTGAACGGCTGGACATGGATGCCTCGTCGGGCAAGAGATGCCATAACCCCAAGCGATACGGACGTCTTGCCGCAGCCGCTGTGTGTTCCCGCTATGACGAATCCCTTGATAGTGCTCATGAAGTCCCCTTGAAAGACGAAATTATACCAGCCCCTTCTTGGTCAGGAATGTGAGCATCTTTTTCCCCTCGGGATGCTCTGGATTGAGGGCGAGGCACTTGATGACCGCCTCACTGCTCTCCTTCCATTTCTCGCGTTCAAACTGGGCGCGGGCGAGATTGAACCAGAGATTCTCGTCATCGTTGGAAATCTCGATGGCTCGTTTGTAGTAATCCACAGCCTGACCCGTGAGTTTCTTTTTGCGCAGGGCTATGCCGTATTCATTGAACAGGTGCTTGTGTTCGTCGGCAAAGGCGGAGTCCAGGTTGATGATACGGTCGAAAACCTTCTTGGCGCGATCCACTTCGTCGCGCGCCAGCAGGCACAGTCCGATGCCGAAATTGGCACGGACATTCTGCTCGTCCAGATTGAGTGCATTGGCGTATTCGTATTCAGCGGTGAAGGTTTCGTTGCGCTTGCGGAATTTGTCGCCACGGGCGACCGATTTCTGCACCTTGCGGATGTTGCTGATGACTTCATTGTAAAGCTGCGGCATGGGGAGGTAGTCATTGAGCAATTCGTCCAGAGTGATTTCCTCAATATGGCCGGATGGGACTTTCTTGTTGTTCAGTCCCTGCAACTCCACGGTGGTATCGTTGACCTGGCGAGCGTAATAGATGGCCGTCTGTTTGACACGGCGGGCGGTGGTGCCAGTGCCGATTTTTGCCATGCGTTCAATGGAAAAAACGCCTTCGATATATCCGTCGTCTGTGGTTTTGTTCATGTGTGCAGCGTGTTGTTAGGTTGTTTTTATCAAATCTCCGAATACGATACACTGCTTTTGCGGCGCTGAGAAGCCTCATGACCCCCTATTCCCCATTTGGAAGCGGTTCGGAACGCAGGACCATATACCCGGCCAGTCCTGCCAGGGCCGATGCCCCGAGAATGGCTGTTTTGGCCGCATTGAGCATCTCGGGCGAATCGCTGAATGCGAGGGCTGCAATGAACAGCGACATGGTGAATCCGATACCCGCCAGCAGTCCGGCTCCGACGAATTGACGGATATTCATGCCCCCGGGCCAGCCTCCGGATGTCTTGACCAGAATCCATACGGAAACTGTGATTCCGAGCGGCTTGCCAAGGACCAATCCAAACAGTGTCCCCAGTGCGACCTGACTTGCCATCAGAGCCGCGAAGTCTCCGCCGAGCACCACACCTGCGTTGGCCAGCGCGAAGACGGGCATGATCAGGTAGTCGGCCACTGGGTGCAGGGTGTGTTCCAGACGTTGCAAGGGCGTTTGCGCCCGCACCGCCACATGCTGCATGGCGAGCAGGGTGGAATTCATGGTCGGATTGGTCAGAACCGATTTTCCCGGTTCGGCTGCCTTGCTGTACTCACGGAGAATGGCTGTGGCATTGAACTGAAACGCGTCAGAATCGCAAGTGGTTCGCCCTGGAATAGTGAAGGCCATAAGTACGCCTGCCACTGTGGAGTGAACACCGGATTTGAGCACGGCAAGCCATAGCAGAGCGCCGACAATGGCATAGAAAAGCGGGGCTCGAATACCCAGCCTGTTGCCGATAAAGGCGATGAACAGGAGCCCCATGGCGATCAGCAGCATGTTCATGGCAATCCCTGACGAGTAGAACATGGCGATGACCAGTACCGCGCCGATGTCATCGACAATGGCGACAGCGGTCAGAAAAATTTTCAGCTGATAGGGAATGCGGTCCCCGAGCAGGGCGAGAATGCCAAGGGCGAAGGCAATATCCGTGGCCATGGGGATTCCCCAACCATGGGTGCCTGGTCCACCTATGTTGATCAGTGCATAAATGACTGCCGGGGCGACCATGCCGCCGATGGCAGCGAAGATCGGCAACACTGCCTGCCGCTGGGTTGAAAGTTCTCCGACCATGAACTCGCGTTTGATCTCCAGGCCGACCACAAAAAAGAAAATGGCCATAAGGCCATCATTAACCCACAGAAGCAGTGGTTTGGACAGGGTATACTCGCCGTAACCGACGGTGAAGTGCGTTTCCCAAACAGCGATATAGTGCGCTCCCCATGGCGAGTTGGCCCAGATAAGGGCTGCGAGGGCGCTGATGATAAGCAGGATGCCACCGGTCGTCTTGGAACGGAAAAAGTCCTGGAAAGGTTGGAGAACCTGATCAATGGGTTCGAGGCCGCAGGATATGATGTTTCTGAGTGCCATTCGAAGCTCCGGGTGGACGGGCTGCGCCCGTGTTCAAAATTACTACATGCTTGCTTTGACGAGAAGCGACGTCGCCTCTTCTACTGATAGAGGCTTGTAGAATAGAAAACCTTGGACGTATCGGCAACCTTCGCTTTCCAGAAAGATGAGTTGCTTGGGTGTTTCCACCCCTTCGGCTACGATTTTGAGTCCCAATGACTCGCCAAGGGAAAAAACGGTGCGCACAATTGCCTGACTATCCAGGTTGTCCTCGACGTCAGAAATGAAGGAACGATCCACTTTGACCACATCAATGGGGAATCGTTGGAGATAGGAAAGAGAAGAGTAGCCGGTGCCAAAATCATCGATACATACATGTATGCCTAAATTCTTGAGCTGCTTGAGGATGTCTTCGGCGATGGACGGATTGTCCATGAGTGCGCTTTCGGTGATCTCAAGGTTCAGGTGTTCCGGGGCCATGGACGAGTCTTCCAGTGCCCGTTTTACTTGACCGGGAAGCATGGACTGGCCGAAGTGTTTTCCGGATACGTTGATGTTGAGGGTGAGAGGGCCTGATAGCATCGTGCCGAAGCGGTTTTGCCATTCCGTTATTTGCAGGCAGGCATTGCGAAGAACCAGACTGTCGATGGCGTAGATGAGGCCGGTATCCTCGGCCAGCGGGATGAACTGATCCGGGCTGATCATCCCGTGTTTCGGGTGACGCCATCTGACCAGTGCCTCGAACCCGCACACCTCCCTGGTCTCCAGGCAGATGATGGGTTGGTACACCACCTCGAACTCGTTGAGGTCCACGGCACGTCGCAGGTCAGTTTCCAGCGCCATGAGCATGAGCGCCTGATCGTGCATCTTCTGGTTGAAGACCTTGAAGCGTGACTTGCCAAGCTCCTTGGCGCGGTACATGGCAGTATCGGCATCACGCAGGAGCGCTTCAGGGCGTTCATATCCGTCCGTTTTGAGAACGATGCCCATGGAGGCCGAGGTGAAGACCTCGTGTCCCTGAATATGGAAGGGTTGGCGAACGCCGTCGAGAATGCGGCGGGCAATGGTGATGGCATCGCGTGGGGCCGTGATTTCCTCCAGAAGTATGGCGAATTCATCCCCGCCGAAGCGGGCGACCGTATCAGTCTCGCGAGCACAGGTTTCCAGAATGCGTGCCACGTTGCGCAGCAGTTCATCGCCGGTATCATGTCCCAGGGAGTCGTTGATGACCTTGAATCGGTCGAGGTCCATGTAGATGACGGCGAAGAGATGCTTGCGGCGTTTGGCTCGGGCCATGGCCATGTGCAGATGATCCAGAAACAGGGCGCGGTTGGGCAACCCGGTCAGCGAATCGTGGAACGCCTGCCGCTTGAGCTGGTCCTCCGCCTTTTTGCGCAGGGTGATGTCCTCCACCGACCCTTCGTAGTACAAAACGCTCCCATCGGTATCACGGATTAGGCGTGTGTTTTCGGATATCCAGATGATGCGGCCATCCTTGCGCCGTATCTTGGAAACAAAGCTGATGACCTCGTCATTATCCTGTATATGTTCAAGAAATGTCGTGCGCCTTTTAGGGTCCACGTACATTTGGGTGCCGATATCGTAGATGGCTCCCATGAGATCCTCGGGTGAGCTGTAGCCGAGAATGCGGGCCATGGCCGGGTTGGCGCTCAGGAAGCGACCGCTTGGCGACGTCTGGTAAATTCCTTCTACAGCGTTTTCAAAGATCGAGCGGTACTTCTTTTCGGTCTTGCGGAGGGCCTCGCCAATGACTTTGCGTTCGGCTATCTCGATTTTCAACTGGGTATTGGCCCGGATGAGCTCGCTGGTGCGTTCTTCGACCGTGTCCTTGAGGGCGTCGCGGGCTTCTTCCAACTGACTGGTTTTTTCTTTGACCCGTTGTTCCAGATTCGTCACCAGTTCGGCTATGTGCATGGCCATGGATTGCATGGCTGTGGCCAACTGCCCGACTTCATCCTTGGACTTGATGACCGGAACATCGGAAAAATCCTTGTTCGCCACGCGCCTGGCGTAATCAGCCAGTTCTCCCAGCGGTCGTGACAGGTTATGGAAAAAGAGAAAGGCGAGGATGGTACTGGCGCCGAACAGCGTCAGGGTCAGGAGTTGCTGCTCCATGACTGATTCCCGGATATTCTGCTCGATCACCTTGGAATCCATACCGATATGAACGTACCCTCCCAGCCCGGAAAGGATAGGGCGGGCGACATGCAGATTGGGCCCGTCGTTAAACGTCACATCACGGAGAAGGTGCTCGTCGCCGCTGAGCAGTTTGGCTGTGTCATTGCTTAACTGCTGTATGAATTCGGGGACCTGTGGCGTGAATGTGTGAGCGATAACCTCACCGGCGTCATCGGTGACCACGACGTAGGAAACTCCGGCTATGTCCTGGTACTGGGCGATTCGGGCCTGTACGCTGCCGGCATCCAATTGGAGGATGCTTTCGATATCGGATTCAGCGACACTGCTTGCCAGTGCCAGCGCCTTGGACTCGTACTCCCGCGTCATTTCCCTTTTGAGGCGTGTGGTAAACATGAATGACGTGACCACAGCCAGGACTCCGAAGAGAAGGAACATGAACAGGAGCGGCTTCAGAAAGAGTTTGGGTGCCTTCATTTGCGCCACCTCGTCCAGTCCGTTATGGGACGGAAAACTCCATCAATGACGGTCGTGTAGAAAACCGTATCAAGCCCTTGTCTGCCCTTGCTGAAATCAACCGGATACCCAATGCCGAGATCAAAGTTGCTGATGGATTCGATTACTTCCGGGATGCGGGCCGGAGTGGGATTGTCTCCCATTCGGCGGAGCATTTCCACAAGCACAACTCCATTGAGATATCCTTCAAAACTCACATAACTGAATCGGCGAGGCACATATTGATCATCATCGCCAGACCACCCCTTGTAGTTG from Pseudodesulfovibrio profundus encodes the following:
- a CDS encoding flagellar brake protein; protein product: MTSDTSSAGNTASVPNDTKVTRIPGVKLDIPPGKEVILRIPGYEHSYRGTIIGLDPYDYIIAKVRLPSSLRKELKFGGEVVIKYVNQGTIYGFKAHVHNAISKPAPLIFFDYPDIIEKLPLRRTPRSQCSIDGTIHTTEEEIECMVVNVSETGCRVSARVDTRGVLRNTKVDDALIATMNLGSLGELKVAVAVKNIQQEKGIISLGCMFLDITDKETNAIQKYLDKLSRHTN
- a CDS encoding cysteine-rich small domain-containing protein produces the protein MQSSYRFFCNQDCQYFPCHKTEKPDEFNCLFCFCPLYFFDDCGGRFTVLESGVKDCTNCLLPHHPKGYDHILKKLRKRFDAIREGSDG
- a CDS encoding EAL domain-containing protein, translating into MKAPKLFLKPLLFMFLLFGVLAVVTSFMFTTRLKREMTREYESKALALASSVAESDIESILQLDAGSVQARIAQYQDIAGVSYVVVTDDAGEVIAHTFTPQVPEFIQQLSNDTAKLLSGDEHLLRDVTFNDGPNLHVARPILSGLGGYVHIGMDSKVIEQNIRESVMEQQLLTLTLFGASTILAFLFFHNLSRPLGELADYARRVANKDFSDVPVIKSKDEVGQLATAMQSMAMHIAELVTNLEQRVKEKTSQLEEARDALKDTVEERTSELIRANTQLKIEIAERKVIGEALRKTEKKYRSIFENAVEGIYQTSPSGRFLSANPAMARILGYSSPEDLMGAIYDIGTQMYVDPKRRTTFLEHIQDNDEVISFVSKIRRKDGRIIWISENTRLIRDTDGSVLYYEGSVEDITLRKKAEDQLKRQAFHDSLTGLPNRALFLDHLHMAMARAKRRKHLFAVIYMDLDRFKVINDSLGHDTGDELLRNVARILETCARETDTVARFGGDEFAILLEEITAPRDAITIARRILDGVRQPFHIQGHEVFTSASMGIVLKTDGYERPEALLRDADTAMYRAKELGKSRFKVFNQKMHDQALMLMALETDLRRAVDLNEFEVVYQPIICLETREVCGFEALVRWRHPKHGMISPDQFIPLAEDTGLIYAIDSLVLRNACLQITEWQNRFGTMLSGPLTLNINVSGKHFGQSMLPGQVKRALEDSSMAPEHLNLEITESALMDNPSIAEDILKQLKNLGIHVCIDDFGTGYSSLSYLQRFPIDVVKVDRSFISDVEDNLDSQAIVRTVFSLGESLGLKIVAEGVETPKQLIFLESEGCRYVQGFLFYKPLSVEEATSLLVKASM
- a CDS encoding cobyrinate a,c-diamide synthase yields the protein MSTIKGFVIAGTHSGCGKTSVSLGVMASLARRGIHVQPFKCGPDFIDPGHHAMACGAGETPVPSHNLDGWMLDAATNVDIFNRYASRCDVAVVEGVMGLFDGISGTHDAGSTAQMAKILGLPVILVVDARSMARSAAALVSGYASFDPDVTIAGIIFNRVGSDNHAELLTEAMTILPDVPVLGCLKRDEDITTPSRHLGLVTTESDEDGLDRYERLADWVESGLDMDTLLSALPDVDAVAPFEPVPTVPTISIGVAKDAAFCFYYEENLRLLREAGARLVEFSPIDDHRLPDALDGLYLGGGYPELYAFELGQNNKLRREIRDFCESGKPVYAECGGFMYLMEDIITSRGRYAMSGVFPFRAEMGERFRALGYREVQTRNSSLLGPAGATIRGHEFHYSTIQADADISTTPTIYAMSGRKGALPNPEGFIHANTLGSYVHLHFASHPSIAEHFVQACREALGD
- a CDS encoding MFS transporter; the encoded protein is MSSSHHTKRNLKGLWSWALYDWANSGFAALVQTFVFAAYFTQAVAQDEAIGTALWGNMMSAAGLIIGIGGPLLGAVADRTGRHKPWLGTFTALCITATALLWFVRPDASFIPLALILAGIGTLGSEYAMIFYNAMLPRLADDKSVGRWSGWGWGLGYAGGLVLLLIALYGFVEQGAWFNVPREQAAHIRAIMPLTALWYLLFCIPLFLFTSDAPGTGVPLRTALSQGLGQIRRSVREVRNYKDIAIFLLARMLYNDGLTTMFAFGGIYAAGTFGMTSSEVIIFGIGLNVTAGLGAAAFAWMDDKVGPRKTILVSLTGLTGCGVLILLVESLTLFWIFGLAVGIFVGPVQASSRSYLARVAPAELRGEMFGLFALSGKLTSFLGPLLVGWLTFASGSQRVGISAIIALFGLGLAGMFFVPAAKNKEL
- the amrA gene encoding AmmeMemoRadiSam system protein A; its protein translation is MSDFVFSLTQEEKDYLKKLVTQSVAFGINPSDGPFGPPEPPTDKLREQLGAFVTLKMGGNLRGCIGNVQGSGELFRTVWDMAQQAAFHDPRFPAVNEHDVDALEYEISILSPIDVCPDPEKVEVGRHGLIMSRDGRSGLLLPQVPVEWGWDRETFLSQTCLKAGLDPDAWKEPGTTILWFEAVVF
- a CDS encoding HD-GYP domain-containing protein: MIKKVTIDQLKPGMTIVKMASDLWEHLPGLYTKPGLIRSKEQVERIREAGYEQAFIEVKIPGEEPLEKRLDTMLKRSTVDPKQKKRVPFESAIEEAQKAYDKAMTHAHRIIHDAKLGRKVDYESSVETVDQIVDSAIQNPDTLLCLSKLSHFDEYTYTHSINVSAIAVVFGEYLGLGRNELLDLGMAGMFHDLGKTVVSERIINKRGRLSHAEFEEIKRHPGYGYEILHKQGDIPIPIMEAVHDHHEKFNGSGYPGHLTRNNTSALARIISLADVYDALTSDRSYKDAMLPNKALAIMYGMRDQDFDTVEVQSFIKCLGIFPSGSLVKLNSGYYAIVYEANPAQPLQPKVKIILDPDMHPIPSKLVDLAVRHSDSTNRLEIVECADPAVYRINLKPYLTRKR
- the nhaA gene encoding Na+/H+ antiporter NhaA — translated: MALRNIISCGLEPIDQVLQPFQDFFRSKTTGGILLIISALAALIWANSPWGAHYIAVWETHFTVGYGEYTLSKPLLLWVNDGLMAIFFFVVGLEIKREFMVGELSTQRQAVLPIFAAIGGMVAPAVIYALINIGGPGTHGWGIPMATDIAFALGILALLGDRIPYQLKIFLTAVAIVDDIGAVLVIAMFYSSGIAMNMLLIAMGLLFIAFIGNRLGIRAPLFYAIVGALLWLAVLKSGVHSTVAGVLMAFTIPGRTTCDSDAFQFNATAILREYSKAAEPGKSVLTNPTMNSTLLAMQHVAVRAQTPLQRLEHTLHPVADYLIMPVFALANAGVVLGGDFAALMASQVALGTLFGLVLGKPLGITVSVWILVKTSGGWPGGMNIRQFVGAGLLAGIGFTMSLFIAALAFSDSPEMLNAAKTAILGASALAGLAGYMVLRSEPLPNGE